The following are encoded in a window of Spiroplasma tabanidicola genomic DNA:
- a CDS encoding ABC transporter permease: MRIQKPFFKNAFKNILKNKIQFITVIILIFISSLVFTMCYSATSRINKSYNEYSSQKESNLHDFVADFTSTSYISNEDNEDKINFKKLSDPLIRDNLVLTYIKNKLQDTNNSFVFDRVEARQFSLSTNKTLKVVILNPEQKVDKFVVEEGMDLNTWTTYSKATNNLSLKWAYIDRRFADYNNIKLNDIIRLQDDKFGSSILVKNSQNKDKDFDKTLKEHENEDISLWMNNTPYNELSWFQVVGFGSSADFVTPIVNSEKPLPNYKEEALVYVNPLNFGITYKYYETVFANNEFSLNNYGSTKIWYSDNQISNYETLKVISDADKEIYFVGKFANEKYKANSIEYLNNLIESFEVSKEIGLKSNYINALNENAKIFTKTGDSNYSMGARTSTFPFILIIFNVVSYVLIAIILGIGIVILIAQLKLQLEKAFGQMGVMISLGYKKIQLILSNSIYAFIIALVGGTIGYICGYFLQFLIITVFDKFFAIQIQQISFNLESFIISIFGIFAFLEFVTLITCIYMFNKNTVLEMINYEQRSATTRFNLFFKKLFIRRTKNFNSKFSGAILSSSVLKLFAVLVSMFVAATMTTASIIMPHVLKENQKYIYSGDEYDNKVTYYSPIYNDPVSFYKTYNPESTNKNYDSLDAKNLIDSYLKNNISSKFFNPSNDLGELNDMSYKNIDLDYLKSKDLYLQNNSQNSSDLLITSLTGSLWPDIYRYVKPSWLNNKKEFMDVLFNANNSRNAIEDLENMRLFYLKYKHTIGLNIRREGYFVKRTSLLTSLASDGGPNNDLISANEFASNSSIPISVNIEKDGSIMNDEVFQNSLYKFVNSSNYMSESVVICGPIYNWIVAYFRANLQQIFLQGIYTSLPSNIRDIMLKEFEKDNGSFNMSFGTTPFNQENEELGTYLNSELKNIDFKVYGINQNGLQKLYDNNSNDIKAKLVEKDSIIINETLAKKLKLKVGQTVDINHIIEYLEKDGQELGVDSWNTNKINAQDSEGYTSSKNIYKNSVLNSKKIGWTNSKMIQDDVDEQEKDLVYYSRIDLSSDSMVSPTSMSKQIKKGAIKKKVKKINKEYKVVGIANQYGVSKAWIDNETANEQAQYNKTKPLLFSLFIKEWSNPKSLVSGSEEQIFVNKLKEFNNTSTLFNSNYENFVNWTNSNQDFNKYLTLFNNEYPIFNYKNSNDKSFSDLSKGITTIQRYGDYTIFGLKGGKVNGANQTSYSAFSQSPIESVWQYDAAIEILSRIEKTLNSIIFTLLPIILIISFIVILLTINSVIAKNQKIIAMMKILGYSKVYISRLFIGIYIPPAILGSILGFVAGWFFLKLTLYNAITSILLPFNFYIWYLIVGGFGTFVLYLISVAISWNALRRVNMLIAVQGG; this comes from the coding sequence ATGCGGATACAAAAACCTTTTTTTAAAAACGCATTTAAAAACATTTTAAAAAACAAAATTCAGTTTATTACTGTTATTATTTTGATTTTTATAAGTAGTTTGGTTTTTACAATGTGTTACTCTGCAACTTCTAGAATAAATAAATCATACAATGAATATTCTTCACAAAAAGAAAGTAATTTACATGATTTTGTTGCAGATTTCACTTCAACTTCTTACATCAGTAACGAAGACAATGAAGACAAAATAAATTTTAAAAAATTATCTGATCCATTAATAAGAGATAATTTAGTTTTAACTTATATAAAAAATAAGTTACAAGATACTAATAACAGTTTTGTTTTTGATAGAGTTGAAGCAAGACAGTTTTCATTATCTACAAATAAAACTTTAAAAGTTGTAATTTTAAATCCTGAACAAAAAGTAGACAAATTTGTTGTTGAAGAAGGTATGGATTTAAACACTTGGACAACTTATTCAAAAGCTACAAATAATTTAAGTTTAAAATGAGCTTATATTGATAGAAGATTTGCAGATTATAATAATATTAAATTAAACGATATTATTAGATTACAAGATGATAAATTTGGTAGTTCAATTCTTGTAAAGAATAGCCAAAATAAGGATAAAGATTTTGATAAAACTTTAAAAGAACATGAAAATGAAGATATTAGTTTGTGAATGAACAATACTCCATACAATGAACTTAGTTGATTTCAAGTAGTTGGATTTGGTAGTTCAGCTGATTTTGTAACACCAATTGTAAATTCTGAAAAACCACTTCCTAATTATAAAGAAGAAGCATTGGTTTATGTGAACCCATTAAATTTTGGAATTACATATAAATACTATGAAACAGTTTTTGCAAATAATGAATTTAGTTTAAACAATTATGGTTCTACAAAAATTTGATATTCAGACAATCAAATATCAAACTATGAAACTTTGAAAGTTATATCTGATGCTGATAAAGAAATTTATTTTGTAGGAAAATTTGCAAATGAAAAATATAAAGCAAATTCTATAGAATATTTGAATAATTTAATAGAAAGTTTTGAAGTATCAAAAGAAATTGGATTAAAGTCTAATTACATAAATGCTTTAAATGAAAATGCAAAAATATTTACAAAAACAGGTGATTCTAACTATTCAATGGGAGCTAGAACTAGTACTTTTCCGTTTATATTAATAATATTTAATGTTGTTTCATATGTTTTAATTGCAATTATTTTAGGAATTGGAATTGTAATTTTAATAGCACAATTAAAATTGCAATTAGAAAAAGCTTTTGGCCAAATGGGAGTAATGATTTCATTGGGTTATAAAAAAATTCAGTTGATACTTTCAAATAGTATTTATGCATTTATTATTGCATTAGTTGGAGGAACTATTGGATATATTTGTGGATACTTTTTACAATTTTTAATAATTACTGTTTTTGATAAATTTTTTGCTATTCAAATTCAACAAATTAGTTTTAATTTAGAATCATTCATTATATCTATTTTTGGGATTTTTGCATTTTTAGAGTTTGTAACTCTTATAACATGTATTTATATGTTTAACAAAAATACTGTTTTAGAAATGATAAATTACGAACAAAGAAGTGCTACAACTAGATTTAATTTATTTTTTAAAAAATTATTTATTAGAAGAACAAAAAACTTTAACTCTAAATTCTCAGGAGCAATCTTATCAAGCTCTGTATTAAAATTGTTTGCAGTTTTAGTTTCTATGTTTGTTGCAGCAACAATGACAACAGCAAGCATAATTATGCCACATGTTCTAAAAGAAAACCAAAAATATATTTACAGCGGTGATGAATATGATAATAAGGTTACTTATTATTCTCCAATTTATAATGATCCAGTTTCTTTTTATAAAACTTATAATCCTGAATCAACAAATAAAAATTATGACTCTTTAGATGCAAAAAATTTAATTGATAGTTATTTAAAAAATAATATAAGTTCAAAGTTTTTTAATCCATCAAATGACTTGGGTGAATTAAATGATATGAGTTATAAAAATATTGATTTAGATTATTTAAAAAGCAAAGATTTATATTTACAAAATAACTCACAAAATAGTTCTGATTTATTAATAACTTCTCTAACAGGAAGTTTGTGACCTGATATATATAGATATGTAAAACCTTCATGATTAAATAATAAAAAAGAATTTATGGATGTACTATTTAATGCTAATAACTCAAGAAATGCAATTGAAGACTTAGAAAATATGAGATTATTTTATTTAAAATATAAACATACAATCGGATTAAATATTAGAAGAGAAGGTTACTTTGTAAAAAGAACATCTTTACTTACATCGCTTGCAAGTGATGGTGGACCTAATAATGACTTAATATCTGCAAATGAGTTTGCAAGTAATTCTTCAATACCAATAAGTGTTAATATCGAAAAAGACGGAAGCATAATGAATGATGAAGTATTTCAAAACTCTTTATATAAATTTGTAAATAGTTCAAATTATATGTCAGAGTCAGTTGTTATATGTGGACCGATTTATAATTGAATAGTTGCTTATTTTAGAGCTAACTTACAACAAATTTTTTTACAAGGAATTTATACAAGCTTACCTTCAAACATTAGAGACATAATGTTAAAAGAATTTGAAAAGGATAATGGCTCATTTAATATGTCTTTTGGGACAACTCCTTTTAATCAAGAAAATGAAGAGTTGGGAACATATTTAAATTCTGAATTAAAAAATATTGATTTTAAAGTTTATGGTATTAATCAAAATGGATTACAAAAACTTTATGACAATAATTCAAATGATATTAAAGCAAAACTTGTTGAAAAAGATTCAATAATAATAAATGAAACATTAGCGAAGAAATTAAAATTAAAAGTTGGACAAACAGTTGATATTAATCACATCATTGAATATTTAGAAAAAGATGGTCAAGAACTTGGTGTTGATAGTTGAAATACTAATAAGATCAATGCACAAGATTCTGAAGGATATACTAGTTCTAAAAATATTTATAAAAACTCAGTTTTAAATTCAAAAAAAATAGGGTGAACTAATAGCAAAATGATTCAAGATGATGTAGATGAGCAAGAAAAAGATTTAGTTTATTATTCTAGAATAGACTTATCAAGTGATAGTATGGTTTCTCCAACTAGTATGTCAAAACAAATTAAAAAAGGAGCAATCAAAAAAAAGGTTAAGAAAATAAATAAAGAATATAAAGTTGTAGGAATTGCAAATCAGTATGGAGTTTCAAAAGCATGAATAGATAATGAAACTGCAAATGAACAAGCACAATACAATAAAACAAAACCATTATTATTTAGTTTATTTATTAAAGAATGATCAAATCCAAAAAGTTTAGTGAGTGGTTCAGAAGAACAAATTTTTGTAAACAAGTTGAAAGAGTTTAACAATACATCAACTTTATTTAATAGTAATTATGAAAATTTTGTAAATTGAACAAATTCAAACCAAGATTTTAATAAATATTTAACTTTATTTAATAATGAGTATCCGATATTTAATTATAAAAACTCAAATGATAAATCATTTAGTGATTTATCTAAGGGTATTACAACAATTCAAAGATATGGAGATTACACAATATTTGGATTAAAAGGTGGAAAAGTAAATGGAGCTAACCAAACTTCATATTCAGCATTTTCACAATCACCAATTGAAAGCGTTTGACAATATGATGCTGCAATTGAAATTTTATCTAGAATTGAAAAAACTCTTAACTCGATTATTTTTACATTGTTGCCAATTATATTAATTATTAGTTTTATAGTAATTTTATTAACAATTAACTCTGTTATTGCAAAAAATCAAAAAATTATTGCGATGATGAAAATACTAGGATATAGCAAAGTTTATATTTCTAGATTATTTATAGGTATATATATTCCACCTGCAATTCTAGGATCAATTCTAGGATTTGTAGCAGGCTGGTTCTTTTTGAAACTAACTTTATATAATGCAATAACTTCAATATTATTACCATTTAATTTCTACATTTGATATTTAATCGTTGGAGGGTTTGGAACATTTGTTCTTTACTTAATTAGTGTTGCTATAAGTTGAAATGCACTAAGAAGAGTAAATATGCTAATTGCTGTTCAAGGAGGATAA
- a CDS encoding lipoprotein produces the protein MKKLLAILGVLTMMSTTSSVVVACGEDNTSDNSSNNKPVDPESPTDPNTPNEDLIDLAKLQYKNLPAGFMEAGAYDRNNGKNLGSENNENQVDFYKINSESVLFSLNQMNKLSLSSDDVDISEISNGESHNGYGGVAVIKAKTGSKKAKGEASLILNQSIDFKALVGNTNLDNIYIKEDIFNDLENQMKNESNMQAFAAFIIEQIGVANPALEALATPMMYGAAGIIPNTSFTPTEFNISKTPSLDGLFVAAQDLVFKTKFVKDDRVVLTSSDTQNIQLNKTVNQDSKNNYIEIKKAAYNKLGNTGNWKSKVDVNEFIKYSRVEKKESGYTVYVISGSSKIYGHDVLLPFVAGKLLVANAVVDIEVTIAA, from the coding sequence ATGAAAAAATTACTAGCTATTTTAGGAGTATTAACAATGATGTCTACAACATCTTCGGTAGTTGTAGCTTGTGGAGAAGATAATACATCTGATAATTCAAGTAATAACAAACCAGTTGATCCAGAAAGTCCAACAGACCCAAATACTCCAAATGAAGATTTGATTGATTTAGCAAAATTACAATATAAAAATCTTCCAGCAGGTTTCATGGAAGCTGGTGCTTATGATAGAAACAATGGGAAAAATTTAGGATCAGAAAATAATGAAAATCAAGTAGATTTTTATAAAATTAATTCAGAGTCTGTTTTATTTTCTTTAAATCAAATGAATAAATTAAGTTTATCAAGTGACGATGTTGATATTTCTGAAATATCAAATGGAGAATCACATAATGGTTATGGTGGAGTAGCTGTTATTAAAGCTAAAACTGGATCAAAAAAAGCAAAAGGAGAAGCATCTTTAATTTTAAATCAAAGTATTGATTTCAAAGCTCTAGTTGGTAATACCAATTTAGATAATATATACATTAAAGAAGATATTTTCAATGATTTAGAAAATCAAATGAAAAATGAAAGTAATATGCAAGCATTTGCTGCTTTTATCATTGAACAAATAGGAGTTGCAAATCCAGCTCTTGAAGCATTAGCTACACCAATGATGTATGGCGCTGCAGGAATAATACCTAATACAAGTTTTACTCCAACTGAGTTTAATATTTCAAAGACACCTTCTTTAGATGGATTATTTGTAGCTGCACAAGATTTGGTATTTAAAACTAAGTTTGTTAAAGATGATAGAGTAGTGTTAACAAGTTCTGATACTCAAAACATACAACTAAATAAAACCGTTAACCAAGACTCAAAAAATAATTACATTGAAATAAAAAAAGCGGCATATAATAAATTAGGTAATACAGGAAATTGAAAAAGCAAAGTAGATGTCAACGAATTTATCAAATATTCAAGGGTGGAAAAAAAAGAATCAGGATATACAGTTTATGTCATTTCGGGCTCATCTAAAATTTATGGACATGATGTATTATTGCCATTTGTCGCTGGAAAATTATTAGTTGCCAATGCAGTAGTAGATATTGAAGTAACAATAGCAGCTTAA
- a CDS encoding PTS sugar transporter subunit IIA, which yields MGLFTKNKSLEVFAPVDGEVIDLSTVKDDVFAEGMLGDGLAFVPASGEFYAPIDGKLVTVFPSGHAYGIANKNGVEILLHIGIDTVSLEGKGFDVKVKQNQTVSKGELLVVVDLKEVSSKVPSMQTPLIFTTDSMQGKQIEIVKKGKVSKGDLVAIVK from the coding sequence ATGGGATTATTTACAAAAAATAAAAGTTTAGAAGTTTTTGCACCTGTTGATGGAGAAGTAATAGACTTATCAACAGTTAAAGATGATGTTTTTGCAGAAGGTATGCTAGGTGATGGTTTAGCTTTTGTTCCTGCAAGTGGAGAATTTTATGCTCCAATTGATGGAAAATTAGTTACAGTATTTCCATCAGGACATGCTTATGGAATTGCAAATAAAAATGGAGTAGAAATTTTACTACACATTGGAATTGACACAGTTTCTCTTGAAGGAAAAGGGTTTGATGTTAAAGTTAAACAAAATCAAACTGTATCAAAAGGTGAATTACTTGTAGTAGTAGATTTAAAAGAAGTATCTTCAAAAGTTCCATCAATGCAAACACCATTAATTTTTACAACTGATTCAATGCAAGGTAAGCAAATTGAAATTGTAAAAAAAGGTAAAGTTTCTAAAGGTGACTTAGTAGCAATAGTAAAATAA